From a region of the Chrysemys picta bellii isolate R12L10 chromosome 7, ASM1138683v2, whole genome shotgun sequence genome:
- the LOC101946317 gene encoding epidermal differentiation-specific protein-like, which yields MALPSIQLSDVQRDEPSPAERQHPAQPGVNKIVVYEHVDFEGLSREFTSDVPDLHELDFGDCICSLRVVGQPWIAYTAPKYEGDAYALEEGEYRTVEKNKAFSALRLVHHDLADPQITLYEEPDYAGQSKVVTEETNLTYGYFNDRVSSHVVQRGVWLLYKHPDRGGWYHIAWPGEHLPDYKPELGFHNCLSHLRPLVPGRPAVTARILWDQQKVEDERDVLIDEIVGVNATDLEQTFTTCSSREYVTTTLQSFRFSNATSLRAGLSFTLAVEAANVFTVEKGRSESTTRRDRVEVLLPAKIPPRTQLTIHVVSKEATISVPVELTISQNERTKTELGEYRCVSGRTISTKYTMKPALPPGGEQAPAPSVLGH from the coding sequence ATGGCCCTGCCCAGCATTCAGCTCTCCGATGTGCAGCGGGACGAGCCCAGCCCAGCCGAGCGGCAGCACCCTGCACAGCCCGGCGTCAACAAGATCGTCGTCTACGAGCATGTCGACTTCGAGGGGCTGAGCCGAGAGTTCACGTCTGACGTGCCGGACCTGCACGAGCTGGACTTCGGGGACTGCATCTGCTCGCTGCGGGTGGTGGGGCAGCCGTGGATCGCCTACACGGCCCCCAAGTACGAGGGCGACGCCTACGCCCTGGAGGAAGGTGAGTACCGGACGGTGGAGAAGAACAAGGCGTTCTCGGCGCTGCGGCTGGTGCACCATGACCTGGCCGACCCGCAGATCACCCTGTACGAGGAGCCCGACTACGCGGGCCAGAGCAAGGTGGTGACAGAAGAGACCAACCTCACCTACGGCTACTTCAACGACCGGGTCTCCTCCCACGTGGTGCAGCGCGGCGTCTGGCTGCTCTACAAGCACCCGGACCGCGGGGGCTGGTACCACATCGCCTGGCCTGGCGAGCACCTGCCCGACTACAAGCCAGAGCTGGGCTTCCACAACTGCCTGTCCCACCTGCGCCCGCTGGTGCCCGGCCGCCCCGCCGTCACCGCCCGCATCCTGTGGGACCAGCAGAAGGTGGAGGACGAGCGGGACGTGCTGATTGACGAGATCGTGGGGGTGAACGCCACGGACCTGGAGCAGACGTTCACCACCTGCAGCAGCCGGGAATACGTCACCACCACGCTGCAGAGCTTCCGGTTCAGCAACGCCACCAGCCTGCGGGCCGGGCTCTCCTTCACGCTGGCCGTGGAAGCCGCCAACGTCTTCACCGTGGAGAAGGGGCGCAGCGAGTCCACCACCCGGCGGGATCGGGTGGAGGTGCTCCTGCCAGCCAAGATCCCGCCCCGCACCCAGCTCACCATCCACGTGGTGAGCAAGGAGGCCACCATCTCGGTGCCGGTGGAGCTCACCATCAGCCAGAACGAGCGGACCAAGACGGAGCTGGGGGAGTACCGGTGTGTGTCAGGGCGCACCATCAGCACCAAGTACACCATGAAACCCGCCCTGCCGCCAGGGGGGGAGcaggcccccgcccccagcgtCCTGGGCCATTGA
- the QARS1 gene encoding glutamine--tRNA ligase isoform X2, with protein sequence MAAGPDALSLFTAIGLSEPKARETLKNEALSALLREAVTQAQGILGPTVDKATGTLLYNVASRLKDQKRLRFLVGCITSKKIVTDLQLSAALEYVRSHPLDPIDTADFEHECGVGVVVTPEQIEEAVEAAINKHRAELLSERYRFNMGLLMGEARGRLRWADGKSIKNEVDLQVLHLLGPKTEADLEKKPKAGKAKPAEAEKQQKAAEENGEVTLETKSLMEQLRGEALKFHKPGENYKTEGYVITPHTMALMKQHLEITGGQVRTRFPPEPNGILHIGHAKAINFNFGYAKANGGVCFLRYDDTNPEKEEEKYFTAIRDMVEWLGYKPHAVTHASDYFDQLYAWAVELIRRGHAYVCHQRVEEIKGHNPPPSPWRDRPVEESLLLFEGMKKGKFEEGEATLRMKLVMEDGKLDPVAYRIKYMPHHRTGDRWCIYPTYDYTHCLCDSIEHITHSLCTKEFQARRSSYFWLCNALGVYCPVQWEYGRLNLLYTVVSKRKIIRLVEAGAVRDWDDPRLFTLTALRRRGFPPEAINNFCARVGVTVAQTTMEPHLLEACVREVLNERAPRAMAVLEPLQVTITNFPTQKALEVLVPNFPADETKGFHKVPFQATIYIEQSDFREVMDKGYKRLAPGQPVGLRHTGYVIAVQNVVKDASGQVMELEVTCTKSDAAEKPKAFIHWVSEPLVCEVRLYERLFLHKNPEDPAEVPAGFLSDLNPDSLRVIDGALVDRSVCFAKPLDKFQFERLGYFSVDPDSTEGKMVFNRTVTLKEDPGKV encoded by the exons atGGCGGCGGGGCCGGACGCGCTGAGCCTGTTCACGGCCATCGGCCTGAGCGAGCCCAAGGCTCGCGAGACCCTGAAGAACGAGGCGCTGAGCGCGCTGCTCCGGGAAGCGGTGACCCAG gcACAAGGAATCCTGGGCCCAACTGTTGACAAGGCGACTGGTACCCTCTTGTACAATGTGGCTTCCCGGCTTAAGGACCAAAAGCGTCTTCGTTTCCTTGTGGGCTGCATCACCAGCAAGAAGATCGTCACAGACTTGCAGCTCAGTG CTGCCCTGGAGTACGTGCGGAGCCACCCGCTGGACCCCATCGACACGGCAGACTTTGAGCATGAGTGTGGCGTGGGGGTGGTCGTGACCCCAGAGCAGATAGAGGAGGCC GTGGAGGCGGCCATTAACAAGCACCGAGCCGAGCTGCTATCGGAGCGGTACCGCTTTAACATGGGGCTGCTGATGG GCGAGGCGCGCGGCAGGCTGAGGTGGGCGGATGGCAAGAGCATTAAGAACGAAGTGGATCTGCAG GTGCTGCACTTGCTGGGCCCAAAGACAGAAGCTGACCTGGAAAAGAAACCAAAG GCTGGGAAGGCCAAGCCGGCCGAGGCGGAGAAGCAGCAGAAGGCAGCGGAGGAGAACG GTGAAGTGACCCTGGAGACAAAGTCGCTGATGGAGCAGCTGAGGGGAGAAGCCCTCAAATTCCACAAGCCAG gtgAGAACTACAAGACAGAAGGCTACGTGATCACACCCCACACCATGGCCCTGATGAAGCAGCACCTGGAGATCACCGGCGGGCAG GTGCGGACGCGGTTCCCTCCGGAGCCCAACGGGATCCTGCACATCGGCCACGCTAAAGCCATCAACTTCAACTTCGGCTATGCCAAG gccaacgggggcgtGTGCTTCCTGCGGTACGACGACACCAACcccgagaaggaggaggagaagtacTTCACCGCCATCCGGGACatggtggagtggctgg GCTACAAGCCGCATGCCGTGACGCATGCCTCGGACTACTTCGACCAGCTGTACGCGTGGGCCGTGGAGCTCATCCGGCG GGGCCACGCCTACGTCTGCCACCAGAGGGTAGAAGAAATCAAAGGCCACAATCCTCCGCCCTCCCCGTGGCGGGATCGGCCCGTGGAAGAGTCACTCCTCCTCTTCGAG GGGATGAAGAAGGGGAAGTTTGAGGAGGGGGAGGCCACGCTGCGAATGAAGCTGGTAATGGAAGACGGGAAGCTGGACCCTGTCGCCTACCGCATCAAATACATGCCACACCACCGAACCGGGGACAGATG GTGCATCTACCCCACGTACGACTACACGCACTGCCTGTGCGACTCCATTGAGCACATCACCCACTCGCTCTGCACCAAAGAGTTCCAGGCCCG GCGCTCCTCCTACTTCTGGCTGTGCAACGCGCTGGGCGTGTACTGCCCCGTGCAGTGGGAGTACGGGCGCCTGAACCTGCTCTACACCGTGGTCTCCAAGAGGAAGATCATCCGGCTGGTGGAGGCGGGCGCCGTCAG GGACTGGGACGACCCACGGCTCTTCACGCTGACGGCCCTGCGCCGCCGAGGTTTCCCCCCCGAGGCCATCAACAACTTCTGTGCGCGG GTGGGGGTGACGGTGGCGCAGACGACGATGGAGCCCCACCTGCTGGAGGCGTGCGTGCGAGAGGTGCTGAACGAGCGCGCCCCCCGCGCCATGGCTGTGCTGGAGCCCCTCCAAGTCACCATCACCAACTTCCCCACCCAGAAG GCCCTGGAAGTTCTTGTGCCCAACTTCCCAGCCGACGAGACCAAGGGCTTCCACAAAGTCCCCTTCCAGGCCACCATCTACATCGAGCAGAGCGACTTCAGGGAG GTGATGGACAAAGGCTACAAGCGTCTGGCACCCGGCCAGCCAGTGGGGCTGAGACACACCGGCTACGTCATTGCTGTCCAGAACGTCGTCAAG GACGCCAGCGGGCAGGTGATGGAGCTGGAGGTGACCTGCACCAAGTCGGACGCTGCGGAGAAGCCCAAAGCCTTCATCCACTGGGTGTCGGAGCCGCTGGTGTGCGAGGTGCGGCTCTACGAACGGCT GTTCTTGCACAAAAACCCCGAGGACCCTGCAGAGGTGCCAGCTGGATTCCTGAGTGACCTCAACCCC GACTCGCTGCGCGTGATCGACGGCGCCCTGGTTGACAGATCCGTCTGCTTCGCCAAGCCCTTGGACAAGTTCCAGTTTGAGCGGCTGGGCTACTTCTCGGTGGATCCCGACAGCACGGAGGGGAAG aTGGTGTTTAACCGGACGGTGACGCTGAAGGAGGACCCCGGCAAGGTGTGA
- the QARS1 gene encoding glutamine--tRNA ligase isoform X1 → MAAGPDALSLFTAIGLSEPKARETLKNEALSALLREAVTQAQGILGPTVDKATGTLLYNVASRLKDQKRLRFLVGCITSKKIVTDLQLSAALEYVRSHPLDPIDTADFEHECGVGVVVTPEQIEEAVEAAINKHRAELLSERYRFNMGLLMGEARGRLRWADGKSIKNEVDLQVLHLLGPKTEADLEKKPKQAGKAKPAEAEKQQKAAEENGEVTLETKSLMEQLRGEALKFHKPGENYKTEGYVITPHTMALMKQHLEITGGQVRTRFPPEPNGILHIGHAKAINFNFGYAKANGGVCFLRYDDTNPEKEEEKYFTAIRDMVEWLGYKPHAVTHASDYFDQLYAWAVELIRRGHAYVCHQRVEEIKGHNPPPSPWRDRPVEESLLLFEGMKKGKFEEGEATLRMKLVMEDGKLDPVAYRIKYMPHHRTGDRWCIYPTYDYTHCLCDSIEHITHSLCTKEFQARRSSYFWLCNALGVYCPVQWEYGRLNLLYTVVSKRKIIRLVEAGAVRDWDDPRLFTLTALRRRGFPPEAINNFCARVGVTVAQTTMEPHLLEACVREVLNERAPRAMAVLEPLQVTITNFPTQKALEVLVPNFPADETKGFHKVPFQATIYIEQSDFREVMDKGYKRLAPGQPVGLRHTGYVIAVQNVVKDASGQVMELEVTCTKSDAAEKPKAFIHWVSEPLVCEVRLYERLFLHKNPEDPAEVPAGFLSDLNPDSLRVIDGALVDRSVCFAKPLDKFQFERLGYFSVDPDSTEGKMVFNRTVTLKEDPGKV, encoded by the exons atGGCGGCGGGGCCGGACGCGCTGAGCCTGTTCACGGCCATCGGCCTGAGCGAGCCCAAGGCTCGCGAGACCCTGAAGAACGAGGCGCTGAGCGCGCTGCTCCGGGAAGCGGTGACCCAG gcACAAGGAATCCTGGGCCCAACTGTTGACAAGGCGACTGGTACCCTCTTGTACAATGTGGCTTCCCGGCTTAAGGACCAAAAGCGTCTTCGTTTCCTTGTGGGCTGCATCACCAGCAAGAAGATCGTCACAGACTTGCAGCTCAGTG CTGCCCTGGAGTACGTGCGGAGCCACCCGCTGGACCCCATCGACACGGCAGACTTTGAGCATGAGTGTGGCGTGGGGGTGGTCGTGACCCCAGAGCAGATAGAGGAGGCC GTGGAGGCGGCCATTAACAAGCACCGAGCCGAGCTGCTATCGGAGCGGTACCGCTTTAACATGGGGCTGCTGATGG GCGAGGCGCGCGGCAGGCTGAGGTGGGCGGATGGCAAGAGCATTAAGAACGAAGTGGATCTGCAG GTGCTGCACTTGCTGGGCCCAAAGACAGAAGCTGACCTGGAAAAGAAACCAAAG CAGGCTGGGAAGGCCAAGCCGGCCGAGGCGGAGAAGCAGCAGAAGGCAGCGGAGGAGAACG GTGAAGTGACCCTGGAGACAAAGTCGCTGATGGAGCAGCTGAGGGGAGAAGCCCTCAAATTCCACAAGCCAG gtgAGAACTACAAGACAGAAGGCTACGTGATCACACCCCACACCATGGCCCTGATGAAGCAGCACCTGGAGATCACCGGCGGGCAG GTGCGGACGCGGTTCCCTCCGGAGCCCAACGGGATCCTGCACATCGGCCACGCTAAAGCCATCAACTTCAACTTCGGCTATGCCAAG gccaacgggggcgtGTGCTTCCTGCGGTACGACGACACCAACcccgagaaggaggaggagaagtacTTCACCGCCATCCGGGACatggtggagtggctgg GCTACAAGCCGCATGCCGTGACGCATGCCTCGGACTACTTCGACCAGCTGTACGCGTGGGCCGTGGAGCTCATCCGGCG GGGCCACGCCTACGTCTGCCACCAGAGGGTAGAAGAAATCAAAGGCCACAATCCTCCGCCCTCCCCGTGGCGGGATCGGCCCGTGGAAGAGTCACTCCTCCTCTTCGAG GGGATGAAGAAGGGGAAGTTTGAGGAGGGGGAGGCCACGCTGCGAATGAAGCTGGTAATGGAAGACGGGAAGCTGGACCCTGTCGCCTACCGCATCAAATACATGCCACACCACCGAACCGGGGACAGATG GTGCATCTACCCCACGTACGACTACACGCACTGCCTGTGCGACTCCATTGAGCACATCACCCACTCGCTCTGCACCAAAGAGTTCCAGGCCCG GCGCTCCTCCTACTTCTGGCTGTGCAACGCGCTGGGCGTGTACTGCCCCGTGCAGTGGGAGTACGGGCGCCTGAACCTGCTCTACACCGTGGTCTCCAAGAGGAAGATCATCCGGCTGGTGGAGGCGGGCGCCGTCAG GGACTGGGACGACCCACGGCTCTTCACGCTGACGGCCCTGCGCCGCCGAGGTTTCCCCCCCGAGGCCATCAACAACTTCTGTGCGCGG GTGGGGGTGACGGTGGCGCAGACGACGATGGAGCCCCACCTGCTGGAGGCGTGCGTGCGAGAGGTGCTGAACGAGCGCGCCCCCCGCGCCATGGCTGTGCTGGAGCCCCTCCAAGTCACCATCACCAACTTCCCCACCCAGAAG GCCCTGGAAGTTCTTGTGCCCAACTTCCCAGCCGACGAGACCAAGGGCTTCCACAAAGTCCCCTTCCAGGCCACCATCTACATCGAGCAGAGCGACTTCAGGGAG GTGATGGACAAAGGCTACAAGCGTCTGGCACCCGGCCAGCCAGTGGGGCTGAGACACACCGGCTACGTCATTGCTGTCCAGAACGTCGTCAAG GACGCCAGCGGGCAGGTGATGGAGCTGGAGGTGACCTGCACCAAGTCGGACGCTGCGGAGAAGCCCAAAGCCTTCATCCACTGGGTGTCGGAGCCGCTGGTGTGCGAGGTGCGGCTCTACGAACGGCT GTTCTTGCACAAAAACCCCGAGGACCCTGCAGAGGTGCCAGCTGGATTCCTGAGTGACCTCAACCCC GACTCGCTGCGCGTGATCGACGGCGCCCTGGTTGACAGATCCGTCTGCTTCGCCAAGCCCTTGGACAAGTTCCAGTTTGAGCGGCTGGGCTACTTCTCGGTGGATCCCGACAGCACGGAGGGGAAG aTGGTGTTTAACCGGACGGTGACGCTGAAGGAGGACCCCGGCAAGGTGTGA
- the QARS1 gene encoding glutamine--tRNA ligase isoform X3, translating into MGLLMGEARGRLRWADGKSIKNEVDLQVLHLLGPKTEADLEKKPKQAGKAKPAEAEKQQKAAEENGEVTLETKSLMEQLRGEALKFHKPGENYKTEGYVITPHTMALMKQHLEITGGQVRTRFPPEPNGILHIGHAKAINFNFGYAKANGGVCFLRYDDTNPEKEEEKYFTAIRDMVEWLGYKPHAVTHASDYFDQLYAWAVELIRRGHAYVCHQRVEEIKGHNPPPSPWRDRPVEESLLLFEGMKKGKFEEGEATLRMKLVMEDGKLDPVAYRIKYMPHHRTGDRWCIYPTYDYTHCLCDSIEHITHSLCTKEFQARRSSYFWLCNALGVYCPVQWEYGRLNLLYTVVSKRKIIRLVEAGAVRDWDDPRLFTLTALRRRGFPPEAINNFCARVGVTVAQTTMEPHLLEACVREVLNERAPRAMAVLEPLQVTITNFPTQKALEVLVPNFPADETKGFHKVPFQATIYIEQSDFREVMDKGYKRLAPGQPVGLRHTGYVIAVQNVVKDASGQVMELEVTCTKSDAAEKPKAFIHWVSEPLVCEVRLYERLFLHKNPEDPAEVPAGFLSDLNPDSLRVIDGALVDRSVCFAKPLDKFQFERLGYFSVDPDSTEGKMVFNRTVTLKEDPGKV; encoded by the exons ATGGGGCTGCTGATGG GCGAGGCGCGCGGCAGGCTGAGGTGGGCGGATGGCAAGAGCATTAAGAACGAAGTGGATCTGCAG GTGCTGCACTTGCTGGGCCCAAAGACAGAAGCTGACCTGGAAAAGAAACCAAAG CAGGCTGGGAAGGCCAAGCCGGCCGAGGCGGAGAAGCAGCAGAAGGCAGCGGAGGAGAACG GTGAAGTGACCCTGGAGACAAAGTCGCTGATGGAGCAGCTGAGGGGAGAAGCCCTCAAATTCCACAAGCCAG gtgAGAACTACAAGACAGAAGGCTACGTGATCACACCCCACACCATGGCCCTGATGAAGCAGCACCTGGAGATCACCGGCGGGCAG GTGCGGACGCGGTTCCCTCCGGAGCCCAACGGGATCCTGCACATCGGCCACGCTAAAGCCATCAACTTCAACTTCGGCTATGCCAAG gccaacgggggcgtGTGCTTCCTGCGGTACGACGACACCAACcccgagaaggaggaggagaagtacTTCACCGCCATCCGGGACatggtggagtggctgg GCTACAAGCCGCATGCCGTGACGCATGCCTCGGACTACTTCGACCAGCTGTACGCGTGGGCCGTGGAGCTCATCCGGCG GGGCCACGCCTACGTCTGCCACCAGAGGGTAGAAGAAATCAAAGGCCACAATCCTCCGCCCTCCCCGTGGCGGGATCGGCCCGTGGAAGAGTCACTCCTCCTCTTCGAG GGGATGAAGAAGGGGAAGTTTGAGGAGGGGGAGGCCACGCTGCGAATGAAGCTGGTAATGGAAGACGGGAAGCTGGACCCTGTCGCCTACCGCATCAAATACATGCCACACCACCGAACCGGGGACAGATG GTGCATCTACCCCACGTACGACTACACGCACTGCCTGTGCGACTCCATTGAGCACATCACCCACTCGCTCTGCACCAAAGAGTTCCAGGCCCG GCGCTCCTCCTACTTCTGGCTGTGCAACGCGCTGGGCGTGTACTGCCCCGTGCAGTGGGAGTACGGGCGCCTGAACCTGCTCTACACCGTGGTCTCCAAGAGGAAGATCATCCGGCTGGTGGAGGCGGGCGCCGTCAG GGACTGGGACGACCCACGGCTCTTCACGCTGACGGCCCTGCGCCGCCGAGGTTTCCCCCCCGAGGCCATCAACAACTTCTGTGCGCGG GTGGGGGTGACGGTGGCGCAGACGACGATGGAGCCCCACCTGCTGGAGGCGTGCGTGCGAGAGGTGCTGAACGAGCGCGCCCCCCGCGCCATGGCTGTGCTGGAGCCCCTCCAAGTCACCATCACCAACTTCCCCACCCAGAAG GCCCTGGAAGTTCTTGTGCCCAACTTCCCAGCCGACGAGACCAAGGGCTTCCACAAAGTCCCCTTCCAGGCCACCATCTACATCGAGCAGAGCGACTTCAGGGAG GTGATGGACAAAGGCTACAAGCGTCTGGCACCCGGCCAGCCAGTGGGGCTGAGACACACCGGCTACGTCATTGCTGTCCAGAACGTCGTCAAG GACGCCAGCGGGCAGGTGATGGAGCTGGAGGTGACCTGCACCAAGTCGGACGCTGCGGAGAAGCCCAAAGCCTTCATCCACTGGGTGTCGGAGCCGCTGGTGTGCGAGGTGCGGCTCTACGAACGGCT GTTCTTGCACAAAAACCCCGAGGACCCTGCAGAGGTGCCAGCTGGATTCCTGAGTGACCTCAACCCC GACTCGCTGCGCGTGATCGACGGCGCCCTGGTTGACAGATCCGTCTGCTTCGCCAAGCCCTTGGACAAGTTCCAGTTTGAGCGGCTGGGCTACTTCTCGGTGGATCCCGACAGCACGGAGGGGAAG aTGGTGTTTAACCGGACGGTGACGCTGAAGGAGGACCCCGGCAAGGTGTGA